The genomic segment GCGCTAATACCAAAGCCACGACACACACCAGCATGAACACCACGCTGAGTAAAATTCCTTTCAAAATCTGCCCTCCCCATCATATAGGTAGCTTGGTAATCAGATTACCGACAGCACACAAATCAGTTTAAATCACAAGAGGTATTCTAGCGCCAAAGCTTATTTTCTAAATCGCGCACCTGACGTTCTAAACGATCAATTCTACCCCGTAGTTCATCCACTTCTGACTGACGAGCCACCCCCAAATCCTGCATCATATTTCGCATCTGTCGTTGCATCTGCACTTCCCAGCTACCTTGCTCGGACTTTAACTGCTGGACAATATCATCCATTATCACCTTGGCTTGCTCAGGATTAAGCTTACCATCCTTGACGAGTTCATCACTAACTTGCTTAAGCTTGTCTGCTACCAAAGAAGTCGTGCCGATACCCAGCATCATTAGCTGTTCTAACCAGTTGTTGCTGTCCATACTACCTTCCTGTTATTTGTTTCTA from the Anabaena sphaerica FACHB-251 genome contains:
- a CDS encoding phasin family protein, whose product is MDSNNWLEQLMMLGIGTTSLVADKLKQVSDELVKDGKLNPEQAKVIMDDIVQQLKSEQGSWEVQMQRQMRNMMQDLGVARQSEVDELRGRIDRLERQVRDLENKLWR